The Paenibacillus sp. MBLB1832 genome has a window encoding:
- a CDS encoding VanW family protein, which translates to MRQRRKALILQPIKWVLLLGVVGSGSVYGLTKAGFIEWNSDHQLSSLMFWKSDTQASTKGVALAAGADPTAKVSSKPTPSAASSTAPTSTPASTPAASTPPSATPPATPPATTPSGAVQLISQAQSIVPVNANEKAWLELAGEIKLDPGKLFSYQAWLNEVSKGKAPEKKNDDLSHVASLLYEAALRAGMGIGERYAHQDNPAYAPAGFDVDFQPDKKDLTFYNSLGVPVTVGVIYNGETPVVTLNGKPKGDWKAPKITVSKEVFAPENMIVTDFTLVGQGDVKRSDGLPGLLVKVFNDEKNDGKNQLIYKDFYAPHPIIIAKAPTGEEVKSP; encoded by the coding sequence ATGAGACAAAGAAGAAAGGCCTTGATCCTGCAGCCTATTAAATGGGTTCTTCTACTAGGCGTTGTCGGTTCAGGATCGGTTTACGGATTAACGAAGGCAGGCTTCATCGAATGGAACTCCGATCATCAATTATCCAGTCTGATGTTCTGGAAATCAGACACGCAAGCATCGACCAAAGGTGTTGCGTTAGCAGCTGGCGCAGATCCAACTGCCAAGGTTTCCAGTAAGCCAACGCCATCAGCAGCGTCATCAACAGCACCAACAAGCACACCAGCAAGCACACCAGCAGCTTCTACGCCGCCCAGTGCAACACCCCCTGCAACACCGCCAGCAACAACTCCTTCGGGAGCTGTTCAACTGATCTCGCAAGCACAGAGTATTGTTCCTGTGAATGCGAATGAGAAAGCGTGGTTGGAACTTGCAGGTGAGATCAAACTGGATCCAGGCAAGTTGTTCTCTTACCAAGCTTGGTTGAATGAAGTCAGCAAGGGTAAGGCGCCGGAGAAAAAAAATGACGACCTGTCACATGTTGCAAGTCTGTTATACGAAGCAGCGCTGCGTGCAGGTATGGGGATCGGTGAGCGATATGCGCATCAAGATAATCCTGCTTATGCACCTGCCGGTTTCGATGTTGATTTTCAGCCTGACAAAAAAGATTTAACCTTCTATAACTCGCTTGGTGTTCCAGTAACAGTAGGAGTCATTTATAACGGTGAAACTCCAGTAGTTACGCTTAATGGAAAACCGAAAGGCGATTGGAAGGCTCCTAAAATTACAGTGAGTAAAGAAGTGTTCGCACCTGAAAACATGATTGTGACGGACTTTACTTTAGTTGGACAAGGCGATGTGAAACGAAGTGATGGCCTGCCTGGTCTGCTGGTCAAAGTGTTCAATGATGAGAAGAATGACGGTAAGAACCAGCTGATATATAAAGATTTCTATGCACCGCATCCGATCATTATCGCCAAGGCACCAACGGGGGAAGAGGTTAAATCACCGTAA
- a CDS encoding GspE/PulE family protein produces MRIGELFVMNGLITEDQLEQGLKQQVHTRKKIGEILIDKGLITERQLVEVLEFQLGFPVVNMYETQLDMQTVQLIPETLARKHCVIPIERKNGKIKVAMVDPLNYGAIEEIRMATNMSVQPVIAIRSEVEQAITKNYGLKESVDELMVDLDKIEIKDEEQEANDQGSPIVKLVNQIIQSAVQQKASDIHVDPQEKSLIVKYRIDGVLRTEKALPKHMQGVLTARLKIIAKLNIAERRLPQDGRIQMQVDNRRIDIRVSTLPTVHGESIVLRILDQSAGIKKIAELGLSDANLVKFDKMIQKPNGIMLISGPTGSGKTSTLYSALGQLNVDDVKIITVEDPVEYRMNGVTQVQVNSQIGLTFASGLRSILRQDPNIVMVGEVRDAETAEIAVRASLTGHLVLSTIHTNSAVSTISRLVDMGIDSYLIASSLSCIVAQRLVRRVCRECAAQVPAREDEMKMFEAHDLLGGSEQQLAGTGTGVVVPLIGSKSTEKPVMVTRGKGCGTCNKTGYRGRIAVHELLVVDEPLRSLIVQNRPVSELEQHLTKHGYKNMLYDGLLKIRQGHTTIEEVLKAVSDE; encoded by the coding sequence ATGCGCATAGGTGAACTATTTGTCATGAACGGACTCATCACAGAGGACCAGCTCGAACAAGGGCTGAAACAACAGGTGCACACCCGAAAGAAGATTGGTGAAATTCTGATCGACAAAGGGCTAATTACCGAAAGACAACTCGTCGAAGTGCTGGAGTTTCAACTTGGGTTTCCAGTCGTCAATATGTATGAGACGCAATTAGATATGCAAACGGTTCAATTAATTCCAGAAACGTTGGCAAGAAAACACTGTGTCATTCCGATCGAGCGTAAAAATGGCAAAATCAAAGTCGCAATGGTCGATCCGCTAAACTATGGAGCCATTGAAGAAATTCGTATGGCGACGAATATGAGTGTACAACCTGTGATTGCGATTCGCTCAGAGGTTGAACAAGCTATCACGAAAAATTACGGCTTGAAAGAATCCGTCGATGAGTTGATGGTCGACTTAGACAAAATCGAGATCAAAGATGAGGAGCAAGAAGCGAACGATCAAGGATCGCCGATTGTGAAGCTCGTTAATCAAATTATACAATCCGCCGTGCAGCAGAAGGCGTCCGACATTCATGTTGATCCTCAAGAGAAATCATTGATCGTCAAGTATCGGATCGATGGTGTGCTGCGAACGGAGAAGGCGCTGCCGAAACATATGCAAGGCGTATTGACGGCAAGGTTGAAAATTATCGCCAAGCTGAACATCGCGGAACGTCGATTGCCTCAGGATGGTCGGATTCAAATGCAAGTGGATAACCGTCGCATTGATATCCGGGTATCTACCCTGCCTACGGTCCATGGCGAAAGTATCGTTCTGCGGATTCTGGATCAGTCAGCTGGGATCAAGAAAATTGCTGAATTAGGCCTAAGTGATGCTAATTTAGTGAAATTCGACAAAATGATTCAGAAACCGAATGGAATCATGCTGATATCGGGACCTACTGGAAGCGGGAAAACGTCCACATTGTACTCGGCATTAGGTCAACTCAATGTGGATGATGTGAAAATCATCACTGTCGAAGATCCTGTCGAGTATCGGATGAATGGCGTAACGCAGGTGCAGGTGAACTCGCAAATCGGTCTCACTTTTGCCTCAGGACTGCGCTCTATCCTTCGTCAAGATCCTAATATTGTCATGGTAGGGGAGGTTCGGGACGCGGAAACCGCGGAAATCGCCGTACGCGCCTCACTAACGGGTCACTTGGTGTTAAGTACCATCCATACGAATAGTGCGGTTAGCACCATTAGCCGTTTGGTGGATATGGGCATTGATTCGTATCTCATCGCTTCATCGCTTTCCTGTATCGTAGCGCAACGACTCGTTCGGCGCGTATGCCGTGAATGCGCGGCTCAGGTACCAGCGAGAGAAGATGAAATGAAGATGTTTGAAGCTCATGACTTGCTTGGTGGCAGTGAGCAACAGCTTGCTGGCACAGGAACTGGCGTCGTCGTTCCATTGATAGGATCCAAATCTACTGAGAAGCCAGTTATGGTAACACGAGGCAAAGGCTGCGGCACTTGCAATAAAACAGGCTATCGCGGACGTATTGCCGTACACGAGCTGCTCGTCGTTGATGAACCGCTGCGCAGTCTCATTGTACAAAATCGCCCTGTAAGCGAGTTGGAGCAGCATTTAACGAAGCATGGTTACAAAAACATGCTGTATGATGGTCTGCTCAAGATTAGACAAGGTCATACCACCATTGAAGAAGTCTTGAAAGCCGTATCAGATGAATAG